The Saccharothrix variisporea genome has a segment encoding these proteins:
- a CDS encoding GtrA family protein, with translation MSVVESVVRRLPEPLRKIALRHRELLKFALVGGTCFVIDTAIFLGLKTTVLTEKPVTAKIVATLVATIVSYVLNREWSFRTRGGRERHHEAALFFLVNGLAIAINSVPLWVSRYLLHLQEPHVSRLVEEIADFASAQILGTVLAMAFRWYSYKKWVFPEADYRPRAKRSYDSPEDEEALGHS, from the coding sequence GTGTCCGTAGTCGAAAGCGTCGTCCGCCGCCTGCCCGAGCCGCTGCGCAAGATCGCGCTGCGGCACCGTGAGCTGCTGAAGTTCGCCCTGGTCGGCGGCACGTGCTTCGTCATCGACACGGCGATCTTCCTGGGGCTGAAGACGACCGTGCTCACCGAGAAACCGGTGACCGCGAAGATCGTCGCCACCCTGGTCGCCACGATCGTGTCGTACGTCCTCAACCGCGAGTGGTCGTTCCGGACCAGGGGCGGACGCGAACGCCACCACGAGGCGGCGCTGTTCTTCCTGGTCAACGGCCTGGCGATCGCGATCAACTCGGTGCCGCTGTGGGTGTCCCGGTACCTGCTGCACCTCCAGGAACCCCACGTGAGCAGGCTCGTGGAGGAGATCGCCGACTTCGCCAGCGCCCAGATCCTCGGCACGGTGCTCGCGATGGCGTTCCGCTGGTACAGCTACAAGAAGTGGGTGTTCCCGGAGGCCGACTACCGGCCGCGGGCGAAGCGCTCCTACGACTCGCCCGAGGACGAAGAGGCCCTGGGCCACTCCTGA
- a CDS encoding GtrA family protein: protein MPLVRRAFSRLPEPVRFLINKHRELIRFAVVGGTTFVIDNGIWYALKLTVLQDKVVTAKAIAVLVAVISSYVLSREWSFHTRGGRERHHEAALFFIVSGLGIAVNLAPLYVSRHVFDLHSQVADFISGSVIGMLAATAFKFWAMRKVVFPEAGARPDVRPLRVVNDDEREVA from the coding sequence TGCGCAGGGCCTTCAGCCGTCTTCCGGAACCGGTCCGCTTCCTGATCAACAAGCACCGTGAGCTGATCAGATTCGCCGTCGTCGGCGGTACGACCTTCGTCATCGACAACGGCATCTGGTACGCCCTGAAGCTGACCGTCCTGCAGGACAAGGTGGTCACGGCCAAGGCGATCGCCGTGCTGGTGGCGGTGATCTCCTCCTACGTGCTCAGCCGCGAGTGGTCCTTCCACACCCGGGGCGGCCGGGAGCGCCACCACGAGGCCGCGCTCTTCTTCATCGTCAGCGGCCTGGGCATCGCGGTGAACCTCGCGCCGCTGTACGTGTCGCGGCACGTGTTCGACCTGCACAGCCAGGTCGCCGACTTCATCAGCGGCTCGGTGATCGGCATGCTCGCCGCGACGGCGTTCAAGTTCTGGGCGATGCGCAAGGTCGTCTTCCCGGAAGCCGGCGCGCGGCCCGACGTGCGCCCCCTCCGCGTGGTCAACGACGACGAGCGCGAGGTGGCCTGA
- the hisN gene encoding histidinol-phosphatase translates to MSTDLALALRLADAADAITTARFRARDLVVERKPDRTPVTDADVAVEDAIRALLADTGDEVAGEERGGEVGSGRTWVVDPIDGTKNFLRGVPVWATLIALVVDGTPRVGVVSAPALGRRWWAADGLGAHTRDAAGERKISVSGVKDLSDAYLSTTHLGSWVEHHSREAYLRLVDACWENRAFGDFWQHCLVAEGAIDIAAEAIVNPWDVAPFQVLVREAGGRFSDLSGVDRFDGGNVLSTNGHLHDAALELLRG, encoded by the coding sequence GTGTCCACCGATCTCGCGCTCGCCCTGCGCCTGGCCGACGCGGCCGACGCGATCACCACCGCCCGGTTCCGCGCCCGTGACCTCGTGGTCGAGCGCAAGCCCGACCGGACGCCCGTCACCGACGCCGACGTTGCCGTGGAGGACGCCATCAGGGCTCTGCTCGCCGACACCGGTGACGAGGTGGCGGGCGAGGAGCGCGGCGGCGAGGTCGGCAGCGGGCGGACCTGGGTGGTGGACCCGATCGACGGCACCAAGAACTTCCTGCGCGGGGTCCCCGTGTGGGCCACCCTCATCGCCTTGGTGGTCGACGGGACGCCCCGGGTCGGCGTGGTCAGCGCACCCGCCCTGGGCCGCAGGTGGTGGGCTGCCGATGGGCTCGGCGCGCACACGCGGGACGCCGCGGGCGAGCGGAAGATCAGCGTTTCCGGCGTCAAGGACCTGTCCGACGCCTACCTGTCCACCACGCACCTCGGCTCGTGGGTGGAGCACCACTCCCGCGAGGCGTACCTGCGGCTGGTGGACGCGTGCTGGGAGAACCGGGCGTTCGGCGACTTCTGGCAGCACTGCCTGGTCGCCGAAGGGGCCATCGACATCGCCGCCGAGGCGATCGTGAACCCGTGGGACGTGGCCCCGTTCCAGGTGCTGGTGCGCGAGGCCGGCGGGCGGTTCAGCGACCTCTCCGGCGTGGACCGGTTCGACGGCGGGAACGTGCTGTCCACCAACGGGCACCTGCACGACGCCGCGCTGGAGCTCCTCCGGGGCTGA